The following proteins come from a genomic window of Spea bombifrons isolate aSpeBom1 chromosome 10, aSpeBom1.2.pri, whole genome shotgun sequence:
- the LOC128467777 gene encoding dispanin subfamily A member 2b-like, with translation MENESYAQQLSEPLTGDSTLKSEKSYKQMSGEMIPCQVISNPHTQSAVVTISPDDPPISDYLLFSVFNIMCINLCCLGFLSLVFSIKSRDRKLVGDRSGALSYGSTSRAINITATVLTILFFIIIFYVLLTSLPPLPSLMHTINAMLSGK, from the exons ATGGAGAACGAGAGTTACGCTCAGCAGCTGTCCGAGCCGCTGACTGGGGATTCCACCTTAAAGAGTGAGAAAAGTTACAAACAGATGAGCGGAGAGATGATTCCATGTCAGGTTATCTCCAATCCACACACTCAGTCGGCCGTGGTAACCATATCACCCGATGATCCACCGATAAGTGATTACCTGCTGTTCTCGGTTTTCAATATCATGTGTATAAACTTGTGCTGCTTGGGATTCCTTTCACTTGTCTTCTCCATCAAG TCCCGAGATCGCAAGCTGGTTGGAGACCGAAGTGGAGCTTTGAGTTACGGTTCGACATCCCGTGCCATTAACATCACGGCCACTGTATTGACAATactatttttcattataatattcTACGTTTTGTTGACCAGCCTCCCCCCTCTGCCGTCGCTGATGCATACTATAAACGCCATGCTTTCAGGAAAGTGA
- the LOC128467778 gene encoding dispanin subfamily A member 2b-like — MSAADGGAYPKQQFSSMAGEPPRYENNAYPQQNVQIEMPPGAYPTLVQPNVVTVNPIDAYVRDYLPWSIFNTLYMNFCCLGFVALVFSVRSRDRKLAGEKMEAIRYGSTARSLNCAATILTIILLVLFFILMISGTITLIKTTQNFNGRY, encoded by the exons ATGTCAGCCGCTGACGGTGGCGCCTATCCGAAGCAGCAGTTTTCTTCTATGGCCGGGGAGCCTCCTAGGTACGAAAACAATGCCTACCCTCAACAAAACGTGCAGATCGAGATGCCGCCGGGTGCCTACCCAACCCTGGTCCAACCCAACGTAGTTACCGTGAATCCCATTGACGCTTACGTCCGAGACTATCTTCCGTGGTCCATATTTAACACCTTATACATGAACTTCTGCTGCCTCGGGTTCGTCGCGCTTGTGTTCTCCGTGAGG TCTCGAGACCGGAAGCTTGCTGGAGAAAAGATGGAAGCCATTAGATACGGTTCCACGGCTAGGAGTCTCAACTGCGCTGCCACCATCTTGACCATCATACTGTTAGTCCTTTTTTTCATCCTTATGATATCTGGAACAATCACACTGATCAAGACCACCCAAAACTTCAATGGacgttattaa